In one Rutidosis leptorrhynchoides isolate AG116_Rl617_1_P2 chromosome 8, CSIRO_AGI_Rlap_v1, whole genome shotgun sequence genomic region, the following are encoded:
- the LOC139864085 gene encoding uncharacterized protein — translation MNALSVHARKLPITMLLEFFRASIQQWFWEHRNTADGLTTPVTSYTERKLCKRNRKSISWTVKPISQVKFEVLDMKKGGKVNLQDKTCTCKQWQFSGIPCGHVMAVARYFVLRNITTHIQKYFHTETYKSAYMEDINPLDHISE, via the coding sequence ATGAACGCACTGTCAGTTCATGCGAGGAAACTCCCGATTACAATGCTTCTTGAATTCTTTAGAGCTTCAATTCAACAATGGTTTTGGGAACACCGAAACACTGCCGATGGTTTAACAACCCCTGTCACATCATATACAGAGCGTAAGCTTTGTAAAAGAAATCGTAAGTCTATTAGTTGGACTGTCAAACCGATATCACAAGTTAAATTTGAGGTATTGGATATGAAAAAAGGTGGTAAAGTCAATCTACAAGATAAAACTTGCACATGTAAACAATGGCAGTTTTCCGGTATACCCTGTGGACATGTAATGGCAGTAGCAAGGTATTTTGTCCTACGTAACATTACTACACACATTCAGAAGTATTTCCACACTGAAACGTACAAGTCGGCATACATGGAAGATATTAACCCGCTAGATCATATTTCTGAATGA